A window of the Haloarcula litorea genome harbors these coding sequences:
- a CDS encoding UPF0058 family protein yields MKKQELIHLHGLLAQVQHHYESSTDTTVDHDEYDGLGVKPTSIHRSKTDHKEAVFALADGITDDMVATSDDPLTLTAD; encoded by the coding sequence ATGAAGAAGCAGGAGCTCATCCATCTGCACGGCCTCCTCGCACAGGTCCAGCACCACTACGAGTCCTCGACGGACACGACGGTCGACCACGACGAGTACGACGGGCTCGGGGTGAAGCCGACATCCATCCATCGCTCCAAGACCGATCACAAGGAGGCCGTCTTCGCTCTCGCGGACGGTATCACGGACGATATGGTCGCCACCAGCGACGACCCGCTCACCCTGACTGCCGACTGA
- a CDS encoding CoA-binding protein: MPVTDDDELREILELDRVAVVGCSATPGKDAHEIPKYLIEQGYDVVPVNPFADEIFGREAYDSLSDVPGEIDIVDVFRPSEEVGGIVDAALERDDVQVVWLQLGIHDDEAVERAEAAGRRVVQDRCMKPTHQRLMG; encoded by the coding sequence ATGCCAGTCACCGACGACGACGAACTCCGCGAGATACTCGAGCTCGACCGCGTGGCGGTCGTCGGCTGCTCGGCGACGCCGGGCAAAGACGCCCACGAGATCCCGAAGTACCTCATCGAACAGGGGTACGACGTGGTGCCGGTCAACCCCTTCGCCGACGAGATATTCGGCCGCGAGGCCTACGACTCGCTGTCGGACGTGCCCGGCGAGATCGACATCGTGGACGTGTTCCGGCCCAGCGAGGAGGTCGGCGGCATCGTCGACGCCGCGCTGGAACGCGACGACGTGCAGGTCGTCTGGCTCCAGTTGGGCATCCACGACGACGAGGCCGTCGAGCGTGCCGAGGCCGCCGGCCGGCGGGTCGTCCAGGACCGCTGTATGAAACCCACCCACCAGCGACTGATGGGGTGA
- a CDS encoding translation initiation factor eIF-1A → MSEESGRRNLRMPNNDELFAVVTEHNGGNHVQLRCEDGQDRMGRIPGRMKFRTWINEGDIVLAEPWDWQDEKANIEWRYEGQDADQLRAEGHIDSLTV, encoded by the coding sequence GTGAGTGAAGAATCCGGGCGACGGAATCTCCGTATGCCCAACAACGACGAACTGTTCGCAGTCGTGACAGAACACAACGGTGGCAACCACGTCCAGCTCCGGTGCGAGGACGGGCAGGACCGGATGGGCCGTATCCCCGGCCGGATGAAGTTCCGGACGTGGATCAACGAGGGCGACATCGTTCTCGCGGAACCCTGGGACTGGCAAGACGAGAAAGCGAACATCGAGTGGCGCTACGAGGGCCAGGACGCCGATCAGCTCCGGGCCGAAGGTCACATCGACTCGCTGACTGTCTGA
- a CDS encoding FAD-dependent oxidoreductase, which translates to MSDPFVVVGGDAAGLSAASKFAREQGGRDVIVFERGRWVSYAHCGTPYYVKGEVDRLTDLLSLSPAAADERGIDLRREHEVVAVDTAAETVTVRGDGETFDQPYGDLLVATGAHAVTDPLPGSDLEMAFTMHGMDSAAAVRAALSDPDSAVVETDNDYVDAPLVRRYADRAPPERVAVVGGGYVGVEMAEAFRGHGLETHLFQRSDRLLSPFGDAVGERVADHLREQGVELHLDTAVEELAGEDGVAAVVHENGRVPVGLALVGIGIAPNTELLADTPVETHESGAVAVDDYGETTVDGVYAAGDCAVDRHAVTGEAAWVPLGLTANRAGRAIGRTVAGDPDPVGDVAGTAVVKAFDLECGRTGLLDEAEARDAGFDPVSTTITAGSRSGYYPGGSETTVTLVADRDSRRVLGGSVVGRDRAAVRIDTLATALESDLTVAELERLDLAYAPPFSPVWDPVLVAAKVLRGEMEG; encoded by the coding sequence ATGTCGGACCCATTCGTGGTCGTCGGCGGGGACGCCGCCGGTCTGAGCGCCGCCAGCAAGTTCGCCCGCGAGCAGGGAGGACGCGACGTGATCGTCTTCGAGAGGGGGCGCTGGGTCTCCTACGCGCACTGCGGGACGCCCTACTACGTGAAAGGCGAGGTCGATCGATTGACCGACCTGCTGTCGCTGTCGCCCGCGGCGGCCGACGAGCGCGGGATCGACCTCCGCCGGGAACACGAGGTCGTCGCCGTCGACACCGCCGCGGAGACCGTCACCGTCCGCGGCGACGGCGAGACGTTCGACCAGCCCTACGGCGACCTGCTCGTCGCGACGGGTGCCCACGCCGTCACCGATCCCCTGCCCGGAAGCGACCTGGAGATGGCGTTCACGATGCACGGTATGGACTCGGCGGCGGCGGTGCGGGCGGCGCTGTCGGACCCGGACAGCGCGGTCGTCGAGACGGACAACGACTACGTGGACGCCCCCCTCGTCAGGCGGTACGCCGACCGAGCGCCCCCGGAGCGAGTGGCCGTCGTCGGCGGCGGCTACGTCGGCGTCGAGATGGCCGAGGCGTTCCGCGGTCACGGGCTGGAGACTCACCTGTTCCAGCGGTCGGACCGGCTCCTCTCCCCGTTCGGGGACGCCGTCGGCGAGCGCGTCGCCGACCACCTCCGCGAACAGGGGGTCGAACTCCACCTGGACACCGCCGTCGAGGAGCTGGCGGGCGAGGACGGCGTCGCGGCCGTCGTCCACGAGAACGGGCGCGTCCCCGTCGGGCTCGCGCTCGTCGGGATCGGCATCGCGCCCAACACCGAACTGCTGGCCGACACGCCGGTCGAGACCCACGAGTCCGGGGCCGTCGCGGTCGACGACTACGGGGAGACGACCGTCGACGGGGTGTACGCCGCCGGCGACTGCGCCGTCGACCGCCACGCCGTCACCGGCGAGGCGGCGTGGGTACCGCTCGGCCTGACGGCGAACCGCGCGGGCCGAGCGATCGGCCGGACCGTCGCTGGCGATCCCGACCCGGTCGGGGACGTCGCCGGCACGGCGGTTGTCAAGGCGTTCGACCTGGAGTGTGGCCGGACCGGACTCCTCGACGAGGCCGAGGCGCGGGACGCCGGCTTCGACCCCGTCTCGACGACCATCACCGCCGGATCGCGGTCGGGCTACTACCCCGGCGGCTCCGAGACGACGGTGACGCTCGTGGCCGACCGCGACAGCCGACGGGTACTCGGCGGGAGCGTCGTCGGCCGCGACCGGGCGGCCGTCCGCATCGACACGCTGGCGACGGCGCTGGAGAGCGACCTCACGGTCGCGGAACTGGAACGGCTCGACCTCGCGTACGCGCCGCCGTTCAGTCCGGTCTGGGACCCAGTACTGGTCGCCGCGAAGGTGCTCCGGGGCGAGATGGAGGGCTGA
- a CDS encoding iron-containing alcohol dehydrogenase family protein, which produces MTDTPVAGRSDPSRFDYDPSTIRVGDDCVAGLGAELAVRGADSALVVTGSTVGETPAVIEPVRSGLGDRLAGVFAGTTPAKRLGTAVDALAAFERCGADAVVGVGGGSSLDVAKLVAVLAASDREPAAIGTELVATGTVTVPDDGLPPILAVPTTLAGADLSQVAGVTAEPETCPVDEPASGGISHPDLMPAAVCYDPALFATTPRGVLAGSAMNGFDKGVETLYAGAATPVTDATAARGLSLLRDGLLALGDGRGDDETYRALAEGVLLAQYGVSRADGTTLSLLHAFGHGVARTYGVQQGVAHAVVAPHALRLLFDRVDGRRRLLSEALGAGDADDPAAAVVDRVADVATALDLPARLRDVDGPTREEFPSVARAVLDDPFLANAPAGFDPTVDDIVAVLEEAW; this is translated from the coding sequence ATGACGGACACACCGGTAGCGGGTCGGTCCGATCCGTCCCGGTTCGACTACGATCCGTCGACGATCCGGGTCGGCGACGACTGTGTAGCGGGTCTCGGCGCGGAACTCGCCGTCCGGGGAGCCGACAGCGCACTGGTCGTGACGGGATCGACCGTCGGCGAGACGCCGGCGGTGATAGAGCCGGTGCGGTCGGGACTCGGCGACCGGCTCGCGGGTGTGTTCGCCGGAACGACGCCGGCGAAGCGGCTCGGGACGGCCGTCGACGCCCTCGCGGCGTTCGAACGGTGCGGTGCCGACGCCGTCGTCGGTGTCGGCGGCGGCAGCAGCCTGGACGTGGCCAAGCTGGTCGCGGTCCTCGCGGCTTCCGACCGGGAACCGGCGGCGATCGGGACGGAACTGGTGGCGACCGGGACCGTGACCGTCCCGGACGACGGACTCCCGCCGATCCTCGCCGTCCCGACGACACTCGCGGGCGCGGATCTGTCGCAGGTCGCGGGCGTCACCGCCGAGCCGGAGACCTGTCCCGTCGACGAACCCGCCAGTGGCGGCATCAGCCACCCGGACCTGATGCCGGCGGCAGTCTGTTACGACCCGGCGCTGTTCGCGACGACGCCCCGAGGCGTCCTCGCCGGGTCGGCGATGAACGGCTTCGACAAGGGCGTCGAGACGCTGTACGCCGGGGCGGCGACGCCGGTGACGGACGCGACCGCCGCCCGCGGGCTCTCGCTGCTCCGCGACGGGCTCCTCGCCCTCGGAGACGGGCGCGGGGACGACGAGACGTACCGTGCGCTGGCCGAGGGAGTCCTGCTCGCCCAGTACGGCGTCTCGCGGGCCGACGGGACGACGCTCTCGCTGCTCCACGCGTTCGGACACGGGGTCGCACGCACGTACGGGGTCCAGCAGGGTGTGGCCCACGCCGTCGTCGCGCCCCACGCACTGCGCCTGTTGTTCGACCGCGTGGACGGCCGGCGGCGGCTCCTGTCGGAAGCGCTCGGCGCGGGCGACGCCGACGACCCCGCGGCGGCGGTGGTCGACCGGGTGGCCGACGTGGCGACCGCGCTGGACCTCCCCGCGCGCCTGCGCGACGTGGACGGCCCCACGCGCGAGGAGTTCCCGTCGGTCGCGCGGGCGGTGCTTGACGACCCGTTCCTCGCGAACGCGCCGGCGGGGTTCGACCCGACGGTCGACGACATCGTGGCCGTGCTGGAGGAGGCGTGGTGA
- a CDS encoding SDR family oxidoreductase, whose protein sequence is MTDTGFDLSAPELTADDLLVLDDPRFTGDDVALVTGAASGIGRATAVALAANGLTVVGADIDQQGLDETAEIADDCDVTGQFHGVETDLTDDGDVEAVVDAAADEGDLRFVANIAGMQHIASIPEFPMEKYDRLTDVMLRAPFKTAQAAMPHIRATDDGVGAIANMSSVHGHYATKDKAAYITAKHGITGLTRAIAAEGEGSLRGFSVSVGYVLTPLMVNQIEDTAAERGISERRVVEDVMLGQARTKEMMTPAEVANLFVFGFSNHARHLNGGDLLFDGGYTHTYE, encoded by the coding sequence GTGACTGACACCGGATTCGACCTCAGCGCGCCCGAACTGACCGCCGACGATCTCCTCGTCCTCGACGACCCCCGGTTCACGGGCGACGACGTGGCGCTGGTCACCGGGGCCGCGTCGGGCATCGGCCGCGCGACGGCGGTCGCGCTGGCCGCGAACGGCCTCACCGTGGTCGGGGCCGACATCGACCAGCAGGGGCTGGACGAGACGGCCGAGATCGCCGACGACTGCGACGTGACCGGACAGTTCCACGGCGTCGAGACGGACCTGACCGACGACGGCGACGTGGAGGCGGTCGTCGACGCGGCCGCCGACGAGGGCGACCTGCGGTTCGTCGCCAACATCGCCGGGATGCAACACATCGCGAGTATCCCGGAGTTCCCGATGGAGAAGTACGACCGCCTGACCGACGTGATGCTCCGCGCGCCGTTCAAGACCGCACAGGCCGCGATGCCCCACATCCGGGCGACCGACGACGGGGTCGGGGCCATCGCCAATATGTCGTCGGTCCACGGCCACTACGCGACGAAGGACAAGGCCGCCTACATCACGGCGAAACACGGCATCACCGGCCTCACGCGGGCCATCGCCGCCGAGGGCGAGGGGTCGCTCCGCGGGTTCTCGGTCTCCGTCGGCTACGTCCTGACCCCGCTGATGGTGAACCAGATCGAGGACACCGCCGCGGAGCGGGGCATCTCCGAGCGCCGGGTCGTCGAGGACGTGATGCTCGGGCAGGCTCGAACGAAGGAGATGATGACGCCCGCGGAGGTGGCGAACCTCTTCGTGTTCGGCTTCTCGAACCACGCGAGACACCTCAACGGCGGCGACCTGCTGTTCGACGGCGGCTACACGCACACGTATGAGTGA
- a CDS encoding winged helix-turn-helix transcriptional regulator: MNEEPEKLEVWCAGEEWCPITTTATLIGKKWHPVIVHRLLQDGPSGFNELKENVDGVSSKVLSDSLGDLQENGLVNRDVVSEQPFRVQYSLTDRGASLEPVIDAMAEWGEAYLAEPDEAADDPG, encoded by the coding sequence ATGAACGAGGAACCCGAGAAACTCGAAGTCTGGTGTGCGGGCGAGGAGTGGTGTCCGATCACGACGACGGCGACGCTCATCGGAAAGAAGTGGCACCCGGTCATCGTCCACCGCCTCCTCCAGGACGGCCCGTCGGGGTTCAACGAACTGAAGGAGAACGTGGACGGCGTCTCCTCGAAGGTGCTCTCGGACAGCCTCGGAGACCTCCAGGAGAACGGCCTGGTGAACCGCGACGTCGTCAGCGAACAGCCGTTTCGGGTGCAGTACTCGCTGACCGATCGGGGGGCGTCGCTCGAACCGGTCATCGACGCGATGGCCGAGTGGGGGGAGGCGTACTTGGCGGAGCCGGACGAGGCCGCGGACGACCCAGGGTAG
- a CDS encoding TrmB family transcriptional regulator has protein sequence MSEHTSQDRPVELLKQLGLKEYEAKSFVTLSRLPEATAKDIAAESEVPRTRVYDAIRVLGSEGLVEIQHSSPQVFRAVPIETATEILEREYVERIDALRETMADLEPIESGGEQEPTHEVWSLTGARTIATRTRDLVDDAESEVVLVLGNSSVYTEDLRRALSDAAARGADLVIGTTDDTLREAVERRFPDARVFVSGLDRLDSPPLDGDETVITRLLLVDRATILVSTRTDPGEVDDERAIFGDGFDNGLVAIARRLMATGLVEGGASPQTEG, from the coding sequence ATGTCTGAACACACGAGCCAGGACCGACCCGTCGAACTGCTCAAGCAACTCGGGCTCAAGGAGTACGAGGCGAAGTCGTTCGTCACCTTGTCTCGACTGCCGGAGGCCACTGCGAAGGACATCGCGGCCGAGTCGGAGGTGCCCAGGACGCGCGTCTACGACGCGATACGCGTCCTCGGGTCCGAAGGGCTCGTCGAAATCCAACACTCGAGTCCACAGGTCTTCAGGGCCGTCCCGATCGAGACGGCCACCGAGATACTCGAACGAGAGTACGTCGAGCGGATCGACGCGCTCCGAGAGACGATGGCCGACCTCGAACCGATCGAGAGCGGGGGCGAGCAGGAGCCGACCCACGAGGTCTGGTCGTTGACCGGGGCACGGACCATCGCAACGCGGACGCGGGATCTCGTCGACGACGCCGAGTCGGAGGTCGTCTTGGTCCTCGGGAACTCGTCGGTCTACACCGAGGACCTCCGGCGGGCGCTGTCCGACGCTGCCGCCCGCGGTGCCGACCTCGTCATCGGCACGACGGACGACACGCTCAGGGAGGCGGTCGAGAGACGCTTCCCCGACGCCCGCGTGTTCGTCTCGGGGCTGGACCGGCTCGACTCCCCGCCGCTCGACGGGGACGAGACGGTCATCACGCGGCTCCTGCTGGTCGACCGCGCGACCATCCTCGTCAGTACGCGGACCGACCCGGGCGAGGTCGACGACGAGCGCGCCATCTTCGGCGACGGGTTCGACAACGGGCTGGTCGCCATCGCCCGACGGCTGATGGCCACCGGGCTGGTCGAGGGGGGAGCGTCCCCGCAGACCGAAGGCTGA